A window of the Lactuca sativa cultivar Salinas chromosome 7, Lsat_Salinas_v11, whole genome shotgun sequence genome harbors these coding sequences:
- the LOC111892063 gene encoding signaling peptide TAXIMIN 1, with the protein MCCCGGDDDDCRCRPLGFLLGLPFAFVALILTIIGVVIWIVGLILSCLCPCCFCVTVIVELAISLIKAPFSVMKWFTEQIPC; encoded by the exons ATGTGTTGTTGCGGCGGTGATGACGACGACTGTAGATGCAGACCGTTAGGGTTTCTCTTAGGCCTACCGTTCGCCTTCGTCGCCCTCATCCTCACTATCATCGGCGTCGTCATCTGGATCGTCGG GTTGATCTTGAGCTGTTTATGCCCTTGTTGTTTCTGTGTAACGGTGATCGTAGAGTTGGCGATATCGTTGATCAAAGCTCCATTCTCTGTCATGAAATGGTTTACTGAACAAATTCCTTGTTAG